The Oscillatoria salina IIICB1 genome includes a window with the following:
- a CDS encoding PHP domain-containing protein, producing MSVNILQASVSSNSAAQNVTLLKQVWSTIQADSCPTRYNFHLHTIYSDGQLKPEALIQQAVKIGLKGLAITDHHSAQGYQVAQSWLDKARQQTDSEFLPHLWTGAEIDAQLLEITVHILGYAFDPEHPVLQPYLQGNDSRDLEAGAKTVIDAIHTAGGLAVLAHPARYQNKRQVEDLIPAAAELGIDGVETYYGYNRPNPWQPSPKQTERVQKLSAKYGLFDTCGTDTHGKNILICI from the coding sequence ATGTCTGTCAACATTCTTCAGGCTTCTGTTTCATCAAACTCAGCAGCACAAAATGTAACTTTACTCAAACAAGTTTGGTCAACCATACAAGCAGATAGTTGTCCGACTCGCTACAACTTTCATTTGCATACTATTTACTCAGATGGACAACTAAAACCAGAAGCACTAATTCAACAAGCTGTTAAAATTGGCTTGAAAGGATTGGCAATTACGGATCATCATAGCGCTCAAGGCTATCAAGTTGCTCAAAGTTGGTTAGACAAAGCTCGTCAGCAAACTGATTCTGAATTTTTGCCTCATTTGTGGACAGGCGCAGAAATTGATGCCCAATTACTGGAAATAACAGTACACATTCTCGGTTATGCTTTCGATCCCGAACATCCTGTCTTACAGCCTTATTTACAAGGAAATGATTCTAGAGATTTAGAAGCTGGGGCGAAAACTGTTATCGATGCTATTCATACCGCAGGTGGGTTAGCAGTTTTAGCCCATCCAGCCCGCTATCAAAATAAACGTCAGGTTGAGGATTTAATTCCGGCTGCGGCTGAGTTAGGAATTGATGGGGTTGAAACTTATTATGGTTATAACCGTCCGAATCCTTGGCAACCAAGCCCAAAACAAACCGAACGAGTGCAAAAATTGAGTGCCAAATACGGCTTGTTCGATACTTGCGGTACTGATACCCACGGAAAAAATATTCTCATTTGTATTTGA
- a CDS encoding HetZ-related protein → MNLKIDNSLNHSSCDRALCPEGVEEQQPLKELIQEELYSRIGVKSASVEAVATRIACEVERVCAHSDRIQKTGEVRAWQLSLARHRLNKHLSYYKLGSKQGRVELHSNLSVMVYRHIAPTGAQLGFNARYNLIEDFLQDFYTESLKAFRRENDVPPDYQPRTKLELAEYMGFTEQYAKRRINLPNGYSQQLIILRAQTFARRMPNETAVDIEQAAEFPKGEDAIAQQRSAAVQQVRESMVAETTDPSDSVLRDRIISSLFEYLESQGHADCANYLTLKLQDLTASEIDEILGLTPRERDYLQQRFKYHVEKFARSSHWKLVHQWLGADLDQKLGMTEQQWEVFIETLSDQQRQLLELKREKKSDEEIAQALGCTTKKVQKRWTELLEAAWKTRNTHDI, encoded by the coding sequence ATGAACTTAAAAATTGATAACTCTCTCAATCACTCTTCTTGCGATCGGGCTCTTTGTCCGGAAGGGGTAGAAGAACAACAACCATTAAAAGAACTGATTCAAGAGGAATTATACTCTCGTATCGGAGTTAAATCTGCTTCAGTTGAGGCAGTAGCAACTCGCATTGCTTGTGAAGTAGAACGAGTTTGCGCTCATAGCGATCGCATTCAAAAAACTGGTGAGGTTCGTGCTTGGCAGTTGTCTTTGGCGCGTCATCGCTTGAATAAACATTTATCCTACTACAAACTCGGTTCTAAACAAGGTCGGGTTGAATTACACAGCAACCTCAGCGTGATGGTTTATCGTCACATTGCGCCGACAGGAGCGCAATTAGGGTTTAATGCTCGCTACAACCTGATCGAGGATTTCTTGCAAGATTTCTACACTGAATCTCTGAAAGCTTTTCGTCGAGAAAATGATGTTCCTCCTGACTATCAACCACGTACTAAGCTCGAATTAGCTGAGTATATGGGTTTTACCGAGCAGTATGCTAAACGTCGGATTAACTTACCGAATGGCTACTCTCAACAACTGATTATCCTCAGAGCGCAAACTTTTGCTCGTCGGATGCCGAATGAGACAGCCGTAGATATCGAACAAGCAGCCGAATTTCCCAAAGGAGAAGACGCGATCGCCCAACAGCGATCGGCGGCGGTACAGCAGGTACGCGAGTCAATGGTTGCCGAAACTACCGATCCTTCTGACTCAGTGCTACGCGATCGCATTATCTCTTCTTTGTTTGAATACCTCGAATCTCAAGGTCATGCTGACTGCGCTAATTATTTAACTTTGAAACTGCAAGACCTCACTGCTAGCGAAATCGACGAAATTCTCGGTCTAACTCCTCGCGAACGCGACTATCTGCAACAGCGCTTTAAATACCATGTCGAAAAATTCGCTCGCTCTTCTCACTGGAAATTAGTTCATCAGTGGCTAGGAGCCGATCTCGACCAAAAATTAGGCATGACCGAACAACAATGGGAAGTATTTATTGAAACCCTTTCTGACCAACAGCGACAACTTTTAGAGCTAAAACGTGAGAAAAAAAGCGACGAAGAAATTGCTCAAGCTTTGGGCTGTACTACGAAAAAAGTGCAAAAGCGCTGGACGGAATTGCTCGAAGCTGCTTGGAAAACTCGTAACACTCATGACATTTAA
- a CDS encoding L-threonylcarbamoyladenylate synthase has protein sequence MAIYYSIHPETPQERRIEEIKSALQDGAVMLYPTDTVYAIGCDLNVKSAVERVRQLKQLSNDKPLTFLCSSLSNISEYALVNDRAYKIMKRLIPGPFTFLLPATKLVPRLVMSPKRKTTGIRVPDNQVCQALLQALGNPVISTSAHLPNEEGKFPTIGLEKARLFDALENLVDIIIDDDSEPGFQVSTIIDMTSDEPAIARQGLGWEAVEDWLTITTGS, from the coding sequence GTGGCTATTTATTACTCTATTCATCCGGAAACACCCCAAGAACGCCGAATAGAAGAAATCAAAAGCGCACTGCAAGACGGAGCAGTGATGCTATATCCTACAGATACCGTTTATGCGATCGGTTGTGACTTAAATGTCAAATCGGCAGTAGAAAGAGTTAGACAACTCAAACAATTATCTAATGATAAGCCCCTGACATTTTTATGTTCGTCACTGTCCAATATCTCAGAATACGCTTTGGTAAACGATCGCGCCTATAAAATTATGAAGCGCCTGATTCCCGGACCATTTACTTTCCTTTTACCTGCAACCAAGCTAGTACCTCGCTTGGTAATGAGTCCCAAACGCAAAACCACGGGAATTCGCGTTCCCGATAATCAGGTTTGTCAGGCACTTTTACAAGCGTTAGGCAATCCGGTAATTTCAACTTCGGCTCATTTACCGAACGAAGAAGGAAAATTTCCGACAATTGGCTTGGAAAAAGCGAGATTGTTTGATGCTCTGGAGAATCTAGTCGATATTATTATTGATGACGATTCCGAACCAGGTTTTCAAGTTTCTACCATTATCGATATGACTAGCGACGAACCAGCGATCGCCCGTCAGGGTTTAGGATGGGAAGCAGTCGAAGATTGGCTAACCATCACCACTGGTAGCTAG
- the larC gene encoding nickel pincer cofactor biosynthesis protein LarC — translation MRKVAYLECPTGIAGDMCLGALVDAGVPLDYLVGKLQSLGLEQEYRLRAEKVRRNAQIATKVYVDLLHLHHSADESDHHSARHLPEIEALIQAAELPFQAKSWSLQVFRQLAIAEGAVHGISPEKVHFHEVGATDAIVDIVGTCLGLDWLGICELFCSALPTGGGTVKAAHGILPVPVPAVLKLLSQRQVPVYSNGIEKELVTPTGAAIATTLATNFGSPPPMQIETIGLGAGSQEFAIPNILRLWVGQETGNVTKSDNLGEIETIATLQTQIDDLSPQAIAYTFDRLFAAGAVDVFTQPINMKKSRSGILLTVICPPEKIAACETVIFRETTTLGIRRLTQPRTILPREIQQVKTEYGTVRVKIAFQGNPEAKNILNVQPEYEDCAQIARENNLPWRVIYQMVLDAWHRQNAANH, via the coding sequence ATGAGAAAAGTTGCTTATCTTGAATGTCCAACTGGAATTGCTGGCGATATGTGTTTGGGTGCGTTGGTGGATGCTGGTGTTCCTCTAGATTACCTTGTTGGTAAACTGCAAAGTTTGGGGTTAGAGCAAGAGTACCGTTTGCGGGCTGAAAAAGTGCGTCGTAATGCTCAAATAGCAACTAAAGTTTACGTGGATTTACTTCACTTGCATCATTCGGCTGACGAGTCCGATCATCACTCTGCACGACATTTACCAGAAATTGAAGCTTTAATTCAAGCTGCGGAGTTACCTTTTCAAGCGAAAAGTTGGAGTTTGCAGGTTTTTCGTCAACTGGCGATCGCTGAGGGTGCAGTACACGGAATCTCTCCAGAAAAGGTTCATTTTCATGAAGTTGGTGCTACTGATGCCATTGTAGACATTGTTGGCACTTGTTTGGGGCTGGATTGGTTGGGTATTTGCGAATTATTTTGTTCAGCGCTTCCGACTGGAGGGGGTACGGTGAAGGCTGCTCATGGTATCTTACCAGTGCCAGTTCCGGCGGTGTTAAAGCTTTTGTCTCAGCGTCAAGTCCCAGTTTACAGTAATGGGATTGAAAAGGAACTGGTAACGCCAACTGGGGCGGCGATCGCTACTACTTTAGCAACTAATTTTGGTTCTCCACCACCGATGCAAATTGAGACAATTGGTTTAGGCGCAGGTTCCCAAGAGTTTGCTATTCCCAATATTTTACGCCTTTGGGTCGGTCAAGAGACTGGAAATGTCACCAAATCGGATAATCTGGGTGAGATAGAAACGATCGCGACTCTCCAAACACAGATAGACGATCTTAGTCCGCAGGCGATCGCATATACTTTCGATAGATTATTTGCAGCCGGAGCGGTAGATGTCTTTACGCAACCAATTAATATGAAAAAATCTCGTTCCGGAATCTTATTAACAGTTATTTGTCCCCCAGAAAAAATCGCCGCTTGCGAAACAGTTATCTTTCGTGAAACCACAACTTTAGGTATTCGCCGCTTAACTCAACCCAGAACAATTTTACCTAGAGAAATTCAACAAGTTAAAACTGAATATGGTACAGTCCGAGTAAAAATTGCCTTTCAAGGAAATCCCGAAGCCAAAAATATTCTTAACGTCCAACCAGAATACGAAGACTGCGCCCAAATCGCGAGAGAAAATAACCTACCTTGGCGAGTTATCTACCAAATGGTACTTGATGCGTGGCATCGTCAAAACGCAGCAAATCACTAA
- a CDS encoding DUF6658 family protein, giving the protein MKKLISWLKNIQIRQIVSAFLVGILFFVSTACSGANATPGATDTSTTPSEELKYRFPDEESPAPVVEGMNRNTDVDPRRDTSATSAKAKALVDNAKRNLKVTGDVGENIKRTNVGEKAAEAAKNASQKAQSTAEDIAEGTKEGVENLTQDAPKEVSNTAERTVKGNELTRKVTEAADDAADAVK; this is encoded by the coding sequence ATGAAAAAATTAATTTCTTGGTTAAAAAACATTCAAATCCGACAAATAGTTTCAGCATTTTTAGTCGGAATTTTATTCTTTGTCAGCACTGCTTGCAGTGGCGCAAATGCGACACCTGGTGCTACTGATACTAGCACTACACCAAGTGAAGAATTAAAGTATCGTTTTCCTGATGAAGAATCTCCAGCACCAGTAGTTGAAGGAATGAACCGCAACACTGATGTTGACCCCAGAAGAGATACTAGCGCAACTTCAGCTAAAGCTAAGGCATTGGTAGATAATGCTAAAAGAAACCTGAAAGTAACTGGTGATGTCGGTGAAAACATCAAGCGTACAAACGTCGGTGAAAAGGCGGCTGAAGCAGCTAAAAATGCAAGTCAGAAAGCACAATCTACGGCTGAAGATATTGCCGAAGGTACAAAAGAAGGTGTAGAAAATCTTACTCAAGATGCACCGAAAGAAGTTTCTAATACTGCCGAACGTACGGTAAAAGGAAACGAGTTAACCCGCAAAGTTACTGAAGCTGCTGACGATGCTGCTGACGCAGTTAAATAA
- a CDS encoding DUF6658 family protein — MKNILKKLQLRQILTVFLAGIILFVSAACNSGDIRGARPHNPPVQAGGQNNPHKAGGDNLTQYKTSPDPKATELKNNQANGQLNLQQLIASTAVDKNLEGAQYKKDTATNERELPIISTEKKASSRVPVKSENPAVRSTVGEGRLEKAGEAFEEASEFIGGAAEQVSPKTAK; from the coding sequence GTGAAGAACATCCTGAAAAAGCTGCAACTGCGGCAAATTTTAACTGTATTTTTGGCAGGAATTATTCTTTTTGTCAGTGCTGCTTGTAACAGTGGTGATATCCGAGGCGCTCGCCCTCATAATCCTCCCGTCCAAGCTGGAGGGCAAAATAACCCTCACAAAGCTGGCGGAGATAACCTAACCCAGTATAAAACATCACCCGACCCCAAAGCAACTGAACTCAAAAACAATCAAGCTAACGGGCAACTAAATTTACAGCAGTTAATTGCTAGCACTGCTGTAGACAAAAATTTAGAAGGCGCACAGTACAAAAAAGATACTGCTACTAATGAAAGAGAATTGCCAATTATCAGCACTGAGAAAAAGGCAAGTTCGCGAGTTCCTGTTAAAAGTGAAAATCCAGCAGTTCGTAGCACTGTTGGTGAAGGAAGATTAGAAAAAGCAGGCGAAGCTTTTGAGGAAGCTTCAGAATTTATTGGCGGCGCAGCAGAACAAGTTTCGCCAAAAACTGCCAAATAA
- a CDS encoding M48 family metalloprotease, with translation MPSYPGISSEAFRHPLDRQAELALRSVPGFNILARSFVEYLYERPQNIYLLGNNIQVGPRQYSTVYGIFRECARDLDIYPEPSLFVSQNPVVNAYSLGHERPYIVLNTGLLDLLDEIEIRTVLAHELGHIKCDHSILIQMAIWAMGAASLLGELTLGLGNLINSGLIYAFYEWRRKAELSADRAAMLVIDDQRPIAQMMMKSAGGSHKYAHECSLKEFIQQADNYQELDQKDSLNQIYKFLIYNGGNGAFLTHPFPVERLHYLRGWVNSAEYQQIRQGNYQRSEASGAVNVDSQTSQTEVEELRRQVEELQREIEREKQRRQK, from the coding sequence ATGCCTAGTTATCCCGGAATTTCCAGCGAAGCCTTCAGACATCCCCTAGACCGCCAAGCAGAACTTGCTTTGCGTAGCGTTCCCGGCTTTAATATTCTTGCCCGTAGCTTTGTCGAATACTTGTACGAACGCCCGCAAAATATTTATCTTTTGGGTAACAATATTCAAGTTGGACCCCGCCAATATTCCACGGTTTATGGCATCTTTCGCGAATGCGCCCGCGACTTAGATATTTATCCCGAACCATCCTTATTTGTTAGCCAAAATCCGGTAGTAAATGCCTATTCTCTCGGTCACGAACGTCCTTATATCGTCTTAAATACAGGCTTACTTGATTTACTCGACGAAATCGAAATTCGCACTGTCTTAGCACACGAATTAGGACATATCAAATGCGACCACTCAATTTTAATCCAAATGGCAATTTGGGCAATGGGTGCAGCTTCTTTGCTTGGCGAACTTACTTTAGGTTTAGGTAATTTAATTAACAGTGGTTTAATTTATGCCTTTTATGAATGGCGACGCAAAGCCGAATTATCCGCCGATCGCGCCGCAATGTTAGTAATTGACGACCAACGCCCGATCGCGCAAATGATGATGAAAAGTGCCGGAGGTAGTCATAAATATGCCCACGAATGTAGCTTAAAAGAGTTTATTCAGCAAGCAGATAATTATCAAGAACTCGACCAGAAAGATAGTTTAAACCAAATTTATAAATTTTTGATTTACAACGGTGGAAATGGTGCTTTTCTCACCCATCCTTTTCCCGTCGAACGCTTACATTACTTGCGCGGATGGGTCAATTCTGCTGAATATCAACAAATCCGTCAAGGAAATTATCAACGTTCCGAAGCTTCAGGTGCAGTTAACGTAGATTCCCAAACCAGCCAAACTGAAGTCGAAGAATTGCGTCGTCAAGTTGAAGAATTGCAAAGAGAAATCGAGCGAGAAAAACAACGTAGACAAAAATAA
- the tsaB gene encoding tRNA (adenosine(37)-N6)-threonylcarbamoyltransferase complex dimerization subunit type 1 TsaB, with product MKKNHPQNYGLALHTTTGQLGLAISNFTGESRQQTWDLGRDVSTYLHQYLNEFIQPQTWRDLGFIAVGKGPGGFTGTRIGVVTARTLGQQLDIPVFGISTLAAAVWQEKDKLSSEIVAIQMQARRGQLFVAIYQISGDRPKDRWALPNRLNLIETLPNTTMTQEGWQQTLANLETNYQLIKEPTNLGNTSTALLELAYNQWQQGKRPHWSEALPFYGQNPVE from the coding sequence ATGAAAAAAAATCATCCTCAAAATTATGGTTTAGCTTTACACACTACCACTGGTCAACTAGGATTAGCGATAAGTAACTTCACTGGCGAAAGCCGCCAGCAAACCTGGGACTTAGGTAGAGACGTATCCACTTACTTGCATCAATACCTGAATGAATTTATCCAACCCCAGACTTGGAGAGATCTCGGATTTATCGCCGTGGGGAAAGGACCCGGAGGTTTTACAGGTACGCGCATCGGCGTAGTTACTGCTAGAACATTAGGACAACAGTTAGACATTCCCGTCTTTGGGATATCCACTCTAGCCGCAGCAGTTTGGCAGGAAAAAGATAAACTGAGTAGCGAGATCGTCGCCATCCAAATGCAAGCAAGGCGAGGTCAACTATTTGTAGCAATTTATCAAATAAGTGGCGATCGCCCCAAAGATCGCTGGGCTTTGCCCAATCGCCTAAATCTCATCGAAACCTTACCCAATACAACTATGACCCAGGAAGGATGGCAACAAACCCTAGCCAATTTGGAAACTAATTATCAGCTAATTAAAGAACCAACTAACTTAGGAAACACTAGCACCGCCTTACTAGAACTAGCATACAACCAATGGCAACAAGGAAAACGTCCCCATTGGTCAGAAGCACTACCTTTTTACGGACAAAATCCTGTGGAATAA
- a CDS encoding general stress protein, with product MTTYGRDYRHKRAVGVFPSREATEDALQQLRETGFDMERVSVIARDADGNNRIADAEVHHQNIGNKADEGAATGAATGGALGTIAGLFVGLGALAIPGVGPIMFAGAEATALATTLAGTAIGAAAGGLVGALIGLGIPEDRARVYGDRVSQGDYLVMVTGSDADLRRVEPILVNRGIEEWDIYEIAPEERVNTVERMENAEVIYKNQAGSHPQIPATPTTVDYTEPEETVERDRDVVDNNRLVEIVDRRDETYRR from the coding sequence ATGACTACTTACGGAAGAGATTATCGCCACAAGCGTGCTGTGGGCGTATTTCCTAGTCGCGAAGCAACAGAAGATGCTCTCCAACAATTGCGAGAAACAGGCTTTGACATGGAAAGAGTTTCTGTGATTGCTAGAGATGCTGATGGTAATAACAGAATAGCTGATGCGGAAGTACATCACCAAAATATAGGTAATAAAGCTGATGAGGGGGCTGCAACTGGGGCTGCTACAGGCGGTGCTTTAGGGACGATCGCGGGTTTGTTTGTGGGTTTGGGTGCTTTGGCGATTCCTGGTGTTGGTCCGATTATGTTTGCTGGTGCGGAAGCTACTGCTTTAGCTACTACTTTAGCAGGAACGGCGATCGGTGCTGCGGCTGGTGGTTTAGTCGGTGCTTTGATCGGTTTGGGTATTCCTGAAGATAGAGCGAGAGTTTACGGCGATCGCGTTTCTCAGGGTGACTATTTGGTTATGGTGACAGGTTCTGATGCCGATCTTCGCCGTGTTGAGCCAATTTTGGTTAACCGAGGTATTGAAGAATGGGATATCTATGAAATCGCACCGGAAGAGCGCGTGAATACTGTTGAGCGGATGGAAAATGCTGAGGTTATCTACAAAAATCAGGCGGGATCTCATCCCCAAATACCTGCTACCCCAACTACTGTAGATTATACCGAACCAGAAGAAACTGTAGAGCGCGATCGAGATGTTGTCGATAACAATCGACTGGTGGAAATTGTCGATCGCCGAGACGAAACTTATCGGCGTTAG
- a CDS encoding BON domain-containing protein: MNKLTSFLLSFAVLFVSVACSDVAKTSSDAPNNPNETVTEPENIEETAEDANTEVRQKQIESDTRARDERNEALGDGEVKDDDDLASQVRSELETSIPGSKLSVKVEDSLVTIFGTVPEQQDYESIEPLAKEVEGVKTVKLDVQVVPPNSPESE; the protein is encoded by the coding sequence ATGAACAAATTAACATCATTTTTACTTAGTTTTGCGGTACTTTTTGTTAGTGTAGCCTGTAGCGATGTGGCTAAAACTAGTTCTGATGCTCCCAATAATCCGAACGAAACTGTTACTGAACCGGAAAATATTGAGGAGACAGCAGAAGATGCAAATACTGAAGTTCGACAAAAGCAAATTGAGTCCGATACTCGCGCTAGAGATGAACGAAATGAGGCTTTAGGTGATGGAGAAGTTAAGGATGATGATGATTTAGCAAGTCAAGTTCGCAGTGAGTTGGAAACTTCTATTCCTGGTAGTAAGTTGTCGGTAAAAGTCGAAGATAGTCTGGTTACTATTTTTGGTACTGTTCCCGAACAACAAGATTATGAGTCAATTGAGCCTTTAGCTAAAGAGGTTGAAGGTGTAAAAACTGTTAAGCTTGATGTCCAAGTTGTACCGCCAAATTCCCCCGAATCTGAATAA
- a CDS encoding GUN4 domain-containing protein encodes MVMDWGGIGLLVVIAVVVVFAVLIWRFWRRNLDKKRLVKQASPIPPPQPEPAFPTSFDLPSQISLASDVGADYSRLYDLLAANRYQQADEETKRVMLWVARADLRGYLLNSDLKTFPCRDLRTIDQLWVQYSGGRFGLSVQKRIYDRVGGNYHKLGDLVGWRSHKKWLKHSDLSFSIRTPMGHLPLEGGVWSGWLGGGAEIYSSLMQRLRDCKI; translated from the coding sequence ATGGTTATGGATTGGGGTGGAATCGGGCTTTTAGTGGTAATAGCAGTAGTAGTGGTGTTTGCTGTTCTGATTTGGCGATTTTGGCGACGAAATCTCGACAAAAAACGATTGGTTAAGCAAGCTTCACCGATACCACCTCCACAACCAGAACCAGCTTTTCCGACAAGCTTTGATTTACCATCCCAGATTTCACTCGCTAGTGATGTAGGTGCAGATTATAGTAGATTATACGATTTATTGGCAGCAAATAGGTACCAACAAGCTGATGAAGAAACTAAACGGGTGATGCTTTGGGTTGCTCGTGCCGATCTCCGAGGTTATTTGTTAAATTCGGATCTGAAAACTTTTCCTTGCAGGGATTTGCGTACTATTGACCAACTTTGGGTACAGTATAGCGGCGGACGTTTTGGTTTGAGCGTACAAAAACGAATTTACGATCGCGTGGGTGGAAATTATCATAAGCTTGGCGATCTCGTCGGTTGGCGATCGCACAAAAAATGGTTGAAACATTCCGATCTCAGTTTCTCGATTCGTACTCCTATGGGACATTTACCTTTAGAAGGTGGTGTTTGGTCCGGTTGGTTGGGTGGTGGTGCGGAAATCTATTCCTCTTTGATGCAAAGGCTTCGAGACTGTAAAATTTAA
- a CDS encoding serine/threonine-protein kinase: MSYCLNPNCPKPLNPDNGRFCLNCGSKLLLGSRYRPLQAIAKTGGDGYANLAGRTFLAVDEGEISKRRCVIKQVYLDRRTNAANFRNTALKLQQVGQHPQIPALLAYFEPEPGSNSPALLVQEFIEGQTLREKLAAEGAFNETQIRQLLNEILPVLQFVHESGVIHRDLNPDNLIQPPGGYQLMLVDFSAAKATSKTNLAQKGTLIGSVSFAAPEQLLAQAVGASDIYSLAVICVYLLTQIEPFDLFSSQAGISVWQDYLLTPVSQQLSRIINKMLVDSVPNRYQSAAEVFRDLNSGQTLTKSAVKSVTKSLVPTWKCWQTLRGHYSSVHALSFSPDGKLLASGGADRIVKVWDLQTAREKASFSGHRSIIEALVFTPDGQKIISSSWDYTIKFWQLVNQEELQTIQAHSGWIKALAISKDGQILASASSDRSVKVWDLRKNAVWLNFSELENEIFSLAINPEKSLLVGGSSAGEIIIWDLRNSQKKVKIAGHDRSVTAINFSPSGKLLISASADKTIKIWHLASGNLIRNLAAHSEVINSLSINREGNLLISGSDDTLIKVWHPGSGDLLDTLAEHSAPVKAVAISLDSSAIASASQDKTIKLWQFH; the protein is encoded by the coding sequence ATGAGTTACTGTCTTAACCCTAATTGTCCAAAACCGCTCAATCCAGATAACGGCAGGTTTTGCCTTAATTGTGGCTCAAAGTTACTGTTAGGATCTCGCTATCGTCCCCTTCAGGCGATCGCAAAAACTGGTGGTGATGGCTATGCTAACCTTGCGGGACGCACTTTTTTAGCTGTGGATGAAGGTGAAATTAGCAAACGCCGTTGCGTGATTAAACAAGTTTACCTGGATCGCCGCACAAATGCTGCTAATTTCCGCAATACTGCCCTCAAATTACAACAAGTAGGACAGCATCCCCAAATTCCCGCTCTACTTGCTTATTTTGAACCAGAACCGGGCAGTAATTCTCCTGCTTTGTTGGTACAAGAATTTATCGAGGGACAAACCTTAAGAGAAAAATTAGCTGCGGAGGGAGCTTTCAATGAAACGCAAATTCGTCAACTTCTCAACGAGATTTTGCCAGTTTTGCAATTCGTCCATGAAAGCGGGGTAATTCATCGAGATCTTAATCCTGATAACCTGATTCAACCTCCTGGTGGCTATCAATTAATGTTAGTTGACTTTAGTGCTGCTAAAGCTACTAGCAAAACCAATTTAGCGCAAAAAGGAACGTTAATTGGTTCTGTCAGTTTTGCCGCTCCCGAACAACTTCTCGCTCAAGCTGTTGGTGCTAGCGATATCTATAGTTTAGCTGTTATTTGTGTTTATTTACTAACTCAAATCGAGCCTTTTGATTTATTTAGTTCCCAAGCAGGAATTTCGGTTTGGCAAGATTATTTACTAACTCCGGTTAGCCAACAATTGAGTCGAATAATTAACAAAATGCTTGTTGATTCTGTGCCAAATCGCTATCAATCAGCCGCAGAAGTTTTTCGAGATTTAAATTCCGGGCAAACTTTAACTAAATCTGCTGTTAAATCGGTTACAAAATCTTTAGTTCCTACTTGGAAATGTTGGCAAACTCTCCGAGGTCATTATAGCTCAGTTCATGCCCTTAGTTTTAGTCCTGATGGCAAATTGTTAGCTAGCGGTGGTGCAGATAGAATTGTGAAAGTTTGGGATTTGCAAACTGCACGGGAAAAGGCAAGTTTTTCCGGTCATCGCAGTATTATTGAGGCGCTAGTTTTTACTCCTGATGGACAAAAGATTATTAGTAGTAGTTGGGATTATACGATTAAATTTTGGCAGTTAGTCAACCAAGAAGAGTTACAAACAATTCAAGCCCATTCTGGCTGGATTAAAGCTTTAGCTATTAGTAAAGATGGTCAAATTTTAGCTAGTGCTAGTAGCGATCGCAGTGTGAAAGTTTGGGATTTAAGGAAAAATGCTGTTTGGTTGAATTTTTCTGAGCTGGAAAATGAAATTTTTAGTTTGGCTATTAATCCTGAAAAAAGCTTGCTTGTTGGTGGAAGTAGCGCGGGTGAAATTATAATTTGGGATTTAAGAAACAGCCAAAAAAAGGTTAAAATTGCAGGACATGATCGTTCAGTTACAGCAATTAATTTTAGTCCGAGCGGAAAATTATTAATTAGTGCTAGTGCGGATAAAACTATTAAGATTTGGCATCTCGCTAGCGGTAATTTAATACGCAATCTTGCTGCTCACTCTGAGGTAATTAATTCTCTGAGTATTAATCGAGAAGGTAATCTTTTAATCAGTGGTAGTGACGATACATTGATTAAAGTTTGGCATCCGGGAAGCGGCGATCTCCTTGATACTTTAGCTGAACATTCAGCACCAGTGAAAGCTGTAGCTATTAGTTTAGATAGTTCCGCGATCGCCAGCGCTTCCCAAGATAAAACAATTAAACTCTGGCAATTTCATTAA